TGCCAGTAGCGTTAGTTTTGCAGATTTCATTGGTTATTCTCCATTTATAAGGTACGTTTTTGTTTCCGTTTTCTATTTACTTGTAGGGCTGGCTAAGCAGCCCTTTATTACTCATTTTTGTTACTTTGTTATCCTGATTACTTCATTTTCTTTCTTAAGGTGTCCAGATAGACCGCAGCGATAACAACTGCGCCCATGGCCACCATCTGCCAGAACTGTGAAACCCCCATCAGGTTTAACCCGTTCTTCAGAATACTCATGATGAAAGCACCGATAATGGTTCCGCCTATGGTGCCGATACCACCCATCAGGCTGGTGCCACCGATGATCACCGCTGCAATTGCTTCCAGCTCATAACCCACACCCGCTGTCGGCTGACCTGAGTTCAGACGTGCTGTGATAATCACACCTGCGACACCTGTCATCAGGCCACAGAAGGAATACACAAACATCTTCACCCGGTTTACCTTGATGCCCGACAGGTGCGCGGCGTCTTCGCTGCTTCCTACCGCGTAGATATAACGACCAATCACTGTGCGCTTGAGGATGTAAGCCGCCACAAAGGCCAGCACTGCAAAGTAGATCACCGGATAAGGGATAACATCAAACAGCTTGCCCTGTGCCAGTAACTTAAAGGTCGGATACTCAGTGAAATAGAGGGCACGGCCGTCCGTCAGCACCAAGTTGATACCACGGATAGACATCATCAGACCCAACGTGGCAATAAACGGCGGGATGGTAATGCGCGTGATAAGAGCACCATTGACTACACCGCAAAGGGCACCGGCTAATGCACCGACAATAATGCAAATTGGTAAAGGCAATCCTGCAGACGCCGCCAGACCGACCGCCACACCGGAGAAGGCCATCACTGAGCCTACCGATAGGTCGATACCAGCTGTGATAATGACGTAAGTCATACCTATGGCGATAATGCCGATCACTGAGGTCTGCAGCGCCACTGTCAGAAGGTTGTTAAAGTTTAAGAAGTATGGCGTGCCCAGACTGAAGAAAATCATCAGCAGTACCAGACTGATCAAGGGCGCAAACTTCATGATAAGCTCTTTGTTTACTAAGCTCTTTTTCGGTGACACGGCCGCTTTACCCGCCGTATTTACATCGCTACTCATTGTGTTATCCCTCTAATGTTGCGTATTTCATGATGTTTTCCTGGTTCGCTTCGTCTGCCTGAAGCTCGCCGGTGATCATCCCGTTTCTCATCACCAGGATGCGGTCACACATGCCCAGTATTTCCGGTAGCTCGGACGAGATGACGATGACCGATTTGCCCTGCCGGGTCAGTTGATTAATAAGCTCGTAAATCTCCAGTTTCGCCCCCACATCGATACCGCGGGTCGGCTCATCAAAGATTAAGATCTCGGTGTTTTTGCAGATCCATTTGGCGATAATGATCTTCTGCTGGTTACCGCCACTCAGGTTGCCCGCCAGTTGTTCAAGGTTGGGCGTTTTAATACGCAGCTTGTCCTTAAGGTCGTTCGAAATCGACGACGAAGCGCTCTCATCAATCACACCCGCCTTATTGGCGTAATCTTCAAAGCTGCTGAGCATAATGTTGTCCTGCACCGACATGCCCAGCGCCAGACCATCTTTTTTGCGGTCTTCCGTCAGGTAAGCGATACCCTGCTCAATGGCCTGATGGACATTGTTGATAGTGACAGGGCGGCCAAACAATTTGATGTCTCCGCTGTCGATAGGGTCGGCACCGAAAATGGCTCTCGCCACTTCAGATCGGCCGGCACCCATCAGCCCTGAGAAGCCAAGGATTTCACCGCGCTTCAGGCTAAAGCTGACATCGCGCAGCACCCCTTTGCGGTTAAGATTGTTTACCTCCAGCACCACTT
This is a stretch of genomic DNA from Vibrio sp. SCSIO 43137. It encodes these proteins:
- a CDS encoding ABC transporter permease is translated as MSSDVNTAGKAAVSPKKSLVNKELIMKFAPLISLVLLMIFFSLGTPYFLNFNNLLTVALQTSVIGIIAIGMTYVIITAGIDLSVGSVMAFSGVAVGLAASAGLPLPICIIVGALAGALCGVVNGALITRITIPPFIATLGLMMSIRGINLVLTDGRALYFTEYPTFKLLAQGKLFDVIPYPVIYFAVLAFVAAYILKRTVIGRYIYAVGSSEDAAHLSGIKVNRVKMFVYSFCGLMTGVAGVIITARLNSGQPTAGVGYELEAIAAVIIGGTSLMGGIGTIGGTIIGAFIMSILKNGLNLMGVSQFWQMVAMGAVVIAAVYLDTLRKKMK